A section of the Coriobacteriia bacterium genome encodes:
- a CDS encoding CatB-related O-acetyltransferase → MQHILYYLAKFFQKIQLPSLRNCVIDRTAHVLQKSNLIDVSIGRYSYVGVANSICNTSIGSFCSIASYCAIGGGNHPLDYVSTSPVFLDGHNVFGTNIATLSFDAAPQTHIGNDVWIGEACFIKAGVRIGDGAVVGAHSVVTRDIPPYAVVAGSPARILKFRFTNEVIQRLEGIAWWDWDDTQLRSRAKLFDSPESLLGSLDD, encoded by the coding sequence ATGCAGCATATTCTATACTATTTGGCAAAGTTTTTTCAAAAAATACAACTTCCATCTTTACGTAACTGCGTGATTGATCGTACCGCTCATGTGCTGCAAAAAAGTAATCTGATTGATGTTTCAATTGGCCGTTACTCCTATGTCGGTGTTGCTAATTCCATTTGCAACACTTCTATTGGTTCATTTTGCTCCATTGCCAGCTACTGCGCGATTGGCGGAGGTAATCATCCTCTGGATTATGTCTCAACTTCACCCGTTTTTCTTGATGGGCATAACGTTTTTGGAACCAACATTGCGACTTTAAGTTTCGATGCTGCACCGCAAACTCACATTGGAAATGATGTCTGGATTGGTGAGGCGTGTTTTATTAAAGCAGGGGTAAGGATTGGTGATGGTGCTGTCGTTGGCGCCCATTCAGTTGTAACAAGAGACATTCCGCCATATGCAGTTGTTGCTGGTTCCCCAGCAAGGATTTTGAAGTTTCGATTTACTAATGAAGTTATTCAACGGCTCGAGGGAATTGCATGGTGGGACTGGGACGATACCCAACTTCGCTCCCGCGCAAAATTATTTGATTCACCTGAATC
- a CDS encoding glycosyltransferase family 2 protein, with translation MTAIVLTKNEEKNIANCLNSIKSLVKRIVIVDSGSTDKTVEVAKSFGADVYYHEWVHYASQFNWALDNVGIETTWVFRIDADEIVTPELAQELEKECDQHAEDEVNGMEMPFKLLFLGRYLTYGGVYPIWKITVFKYGTGKFENRSMGEHVVLEKGSCIRLKEDCLHHDFKDLSSWIEKHNAYSTREVEDRLAVVSGRRNADLKGNAAQAEKMRDSLYYKLPLFIRARLYYWYRYYIKLGFLDGKPGRIYAFLQAYWYRYLVDAKLYEQRNKNREY, from the coding sequence AAGCGTATTGTTATTGTCGATAGCGGCTCAACCGATAAGACAGTGGAAGTTGCTAAGTCCTTTGGGGCTGATGTTTATTATCACGAGTGGGTTCATTATGCTAGTCAGTTTAACTGGGCTCTTGATAATGTTGGAATAGAAACTACGTGGGTGTTTCGTATTGATGCAGATGAAATTGTAACCCCTGAACTGGCCCAGGAACTAGAAAAAGAGTGCGATCAGCATGCTGAAGATGAGGTAAACGGCATGGAGATGCCGTTTAAGCTGCTTTTCCTCGGCCGTTATCTTACGTATGGAGGGGTTTATCCGATTTGGAAGATTACGGTCTTTAAGTATGGGACAGGTAAATTCGAGAATCGATCAATGGGAGAGCATGTTGTACTTGAGAAGGGCTCCTGTATTCGACTGAAGGAAGACTGTCTCCATCACGATTTCAAAGATCTTTCGTCTTGGATTGAGAAACATAATGCGTATTCAACTCGCGAAGTTGAAGATCGCCTAGCCGTTGTCTCTGGTCGTCGAAATGCTGATTTGAAAGGGAATGCTGCGCAAGCGGAAAAGATGCGCGACAGCCTTTATTACAAATTGCCTCTATTTATTCGTGCTCGGCTATATTACTGGTATCGTTACTATATTAAGCTTGGTTTTTTAGACGGAAAACCTGGTCGTATTTATGCATTTCTTCAAGCCTATTGGTATCGTTATCTAGTAGACGCAAAGCTCTATGAACAAAGAAATAAGAATAGAGAATATTAA